The Fusarium oxysporum f. sp. lycopersici 4287 chromosome 1, whole genome shotgun sequence DNA segment CTCGTTGTGATGCATGCCGATGAGTTTGTGAAGCTGGCGCAGGACGACCAGATTTCAACTCATGTTGGCAAGATGCAAAGACATTTTGCTGATCATTCTCTCGTCTACTTGATTGAGGGCCTCACACCCTGGATGCGCAAGAACAGAAACCTTCGTAATCGTCAATTTACATCGAACGTTCGCGCTCAAGAGGCTGCGGCTTCTACTGCAGGTCGTCGACGAAACAACCCCCCTCCGGAATACGTATCCGAGGAGTTAATCGAAGATGCGTTGTTGCAATTGCAGGTGATGCATGAGGTCTTGATCCATCACACTATGATACCGATGGAAACAGCCGAGCAGATCCTCACATTCACGCAGCACATCTCGACAATACCATATCGAAAACAACGCGACATTGCGACACTTGGAGCAGGGTTTTGCATGGAGAGCGGACAAGTCAAGACAGGCGAGGACGCCAAAGACACCTACGTTCGTATGTTGCAGGAGATTGTCCGAGTCACGGCCCCCATTGCATATGGAGTCGCGGCGGAATTTGGCACCGTCAGCAGTCTGGTTCGAGGCTTAGAAGAGCGCGGGCCAACCCTTCTCGAAGGCGTGAAGAAGAGCGCAAACAAAGATGGTGCTTTCACAGATCGCATGGTTGGCCAAGCAGTAAGTCGACGCATGTACAAAGTTTTCACGGGAGTGGACGAGACAAGCACAGATGTTTAAATAGTGTGTATTATGTATTATATGTAATGATTCTATGAAGACCATCGATCATGATACGATGCAGTTCTAATGAGACCTATGAGTTCATCGTTAGCTAGTGTTACCATAGAAATGACAACAAAGATGATTTGTGAACAAGCTGTCAGACAGCGGTTGGACAAAATTGTTTCCACATTGTGTATTTCAGTACAGGTCTGTGTaattgcttcttcatcataAAGCTTGGGTGTGTTGTGagtaaaagaagaaaatttTGAACATACCATTTAGCGAGATACGATGTCCTCATCTTCGAGCTTGCGCTTTCGCGATGTTGGCTTGAAGAATGAGTCCATCGTCTTTTGTTTCGCGTCGAACTTGGCGCTGCCAATTCCGCCCCGGGTCTTTCTCAGACCTTTGAGGTGGTCGACGCTGTTGGTCTTCACGACGCGCATCTGGAGATGCTTGTCGGAAGAGTCACGCGTGATGAGGGCCTCGATGTAGCCGGTGTTGCTCCATGAAGGGCGCACGAAACCAGATGTCTGACCTTCCAGTTCGGCATCTGGACCAGCAGATGAGGAGGTTCTGTCCCGGAGTGCTTTGTAAAAAGTACCGAGAATGATACCGTGAGCGACGATGCAGACGGTCGAGTCTTCGTGCAATCGAGGTAAATGCTCGTCCAAGAAAACATCagccctcttcctcatcgcctGCGGTGTCTCAGAGCCCTCATGCTTCATCGCAGCCCCAAACTTGGTGCCCTCACCCGTCCCAAAGTCCTTCTCCCTCAGCTCCGGCACCTGAATCAATTTCAGGTCCTTCGCGCGTTTCTGCGCATCGAGGATAGCCTGGGCGGTATGCACCGCGCGGCTGAGGTTCGACGAGAAGATGCGATCAATGGCGACGTGCTCAGAGAGGTGAGATGCTAGCCGTTGAGCTTGCATGACGCCGTGGGCAGTCAAGGCTGAGTCGCGAGACCCGGCATAGAGGTTTGCGACGTTGTCGACTGTCTCTCCATGGCGTATGAGGAAGAGACGCATCGTTACATCGTTCAGGAAGGCCACGCCAGAAGCAAGCTGGGCATGATGATtgttgatggttgagagaGCTGGAGGAGAAAAAAGTCAGAAATTTGTAGTGCAGATTTCGTGCTGACTCATCAGATTTGAGGCTAGACCTTAAGTGAGCTAGCTCCAATTGAGCACTCGGAATTTTCGCTTCATGTCAATGCGCAACATTATTGGCCAACTAAATCGTGAAATTCGTAAAGCTAAACAAGACAAAACTCCGAACTAATCATACAAATTTCCAATCCCAAAATTCCCAAGATATAATTCATTAAGAGATACCCCATTAATCAATCATTAAAAGCTGTTTATTTCTTACCGGTGACTGTGCCGACGacgtcaccaagaccaaggctgccgaggatcttcttgaggccAAGACCTCCGAGAAGACCATCGAGcagaccaccaagaccaagaccgtTAAGCTGAAGACATTGTTAGCAAGATGATCAATTGATTGTGACGACGAATGGTTGAAACATACCAGAGGACCCAGGATGGGAccgagaagcttgccaacaaggccaagcacACCGCTGAGCAATAGACCAACAGCAGCGACAATCTGGAAGAGAGGCTCGGCAAGGAGACCCCAGAGAGGGttgatctccttcttggcgtgAGGCATACCTTCAAGCTTGCGCTTGCCCTCCTCAATGGTGGTTTGAATCTCAGTAGAGAGCTATTATCTTGTTAGCGAGTGCTTCAGGGTATGGGAACGTGATACTAACCTCCTTGAGCAAGTTGGCAAGGTGAGCCTCCTCGGGAGTGGCCTCACCACCAGCAACCTTCTGCTTAGCGTTGCGAGCGATACGGCCATCGGGGTCAAGACCACGGATGATGCCATTGGTCTCAGTCAAGATCTTACCACCATCCTCGATGAGAGGCTTGACCTGTCGGACAagttcctcctcatcacGATCCTCAGGCTTCTGAGCCTCAGCAGCGCTGATCTTGTCGTTGATGGACTTGCAGATGGGTCGGAGCCTCTCAAGGGTTTGCTCAATCTGGTAAGCCAGTTGTTGagcgagcttcttgttcttctcagcctcctcggtcttcttggcctcctcggCCTCAGCCTGCTCGCGCTTGagtctctcctcctcagtctcgccctcgggctcgggctcctcctccttggggATGTCCTCGAGAAGAGAGACGTGACCGATGACGGAACCCTTCTGGTTGAAGACATCGCCGTCCTCATCGATCTCCTTGCCAGCGCAGTCGAGAAGCTCACCGCTGGTAAGcttgccgatgatgttgcCATCAGCGTCAACGACGTTACCCTCGCGGTTCACCTTTCGGCCAGCCAGAGGGTTGTGCTTCTGCTCCTTCTCAGGCTCCTCCCAGCGCTCAGCCTTGCCAATGACATTACCGTTGGAGTCGGTGATctcaccgtcatcatcaacagcgcGTCCAGCAAGAGCCTTAGCGTCACCAATGACAAGTCGGCCAACAACCTCACCAGCTCCGTTGACGACCTTACCGTCCTTGCCGACGGTGCAGTTCTTGAGCTGGGCGAAGGGGCCCTCCTTCTTACCACCGCGCTCGCCCTCAGAGACGAGCTCGGCCTTGCCAATGATGTCGCCAGACTCACTTCGGATGTTTCCATCCTTGTCAGACATGCGTCCGACAAGCTTCTGGACATCACCCTCAATGACACGGCCGTAGATCTCGCCAGACTCGCTGACGAGGTTACCGGCCTTGTTGACGCGCTTGCCAGCAAGAGCAGATTTGTCGACgggcttctcctcctcaacttcaggaGCCTCCCAGCGCTTGGCCTTACCGACAGTGTTGCCACGGCGGTCGAGAATgtcaccatcctcatcgaccTCGCTGcccttgagctgcttggGGTCACCCTCGATGACCTCACCAACCTGCTCGCCCTGGTACATGACACGACCATCAGACTCGACGGTGGCGCCGGGGAAGTGCTCGAAGGGAGCGGATGACTTGTCCTCACGCTCAGAGACAGAGACGGGCTCGGCCTTGCCAATAACCTCGCCGGAGTCGTTCCAGATGTTACCATTCTCGTCGGCGCGCTTGCCAACAAGCTCCTTCAGTTCACCCTCAACAACCTTGCCGACGACAGTACCGTTGGCATCGACGAGCTTGCCGACCTTGTTAACCTTGGAGCCCTTGAGGATGGAGCGATCCTTCTTCTGGACGCGGTCCCACTCAGCGAGGGGCTCAGCCTGGCCGACGACCTTGCCGTCTCTCCagatcttgccattctcatcagccttgaGGCCAACGAGCTGTCGGATCTCACCCTCGGTGACCTTGCCGATGGTGTCTCCCTTGTCGTTGGTGAGACCACCCTCCTTGTCGACAACAGCTCccttgaggatggagaagTCCTTCTGCTCACCACGCTCCCATTCGGGAAGAGGCTCAGCCTTACCAACGGCCTTACCGGTCTTGTCCCAGATGGTACCTTGGTCGTCAGAAGCCAAGCCGATGAGCTGCTTGATCTCGCCCTCAACGACCTTACCGAAGAGGTGACCCTTCTCGTTGACGAGGTTTCCGTTCTTGTCAACAGTGGTGCCCTTTAGGATGCTGTAATCCTTCTGCTCACCACGCTCCCACTCAGGAAGAGGCTCGGCCTTTCcgaccttcttgccagtCCTGTCCCAAATAGTACCCTGCTCATCAGCAGTGAGGCCAATGAGTTGCTTGATCTCGCCTTCAGTGACCTTGCCGATGAGGTGGCCCTTGTCGTTGACGAGGTTACCCTCCTTGTCGACGGTGGTACccttgaggatggagaagTCAAGCTGCTCGCGGTCCCACTCGGGGATGGGCTCAGCCTTGCCAAGCTGCTTGCCGGTCTTGTCCCAGATGACACCTTGGTCGTCACTGCTGAGGCCGATGAGTTGCTTGAGCTCTCCCTCGACAACCTTGCCGAGCTTGTCGCCCTTCTCGTTGACGAGGTTGCCCTCCTTGTCGACGGTGGTGCccttgaggatggagaagTCGAGCTCCTTGGCAGcctcctcgccctcagcagccttctcttcaacggcctcttcgccctcggcggccttgtccttggcctcctcagTGGCATCGCCAGTAACTTCCTCGCCCTCGGCAACCTTGCCTTCGGCGGTCTCCTCACCTTCAGCAAGCTTTCCTTCAGCGGCCTCTTCGCCTTCGGCAACCTTGCCTTCAGCAGTCTCTTCACCCTCGACTGCCTTGCTCTTGGCATCCTCGGGGAGGTCACCAGCAGCTTCCTCGCCCTCAGCAACCTTGCCCTCAGCGGCCTCTTCGCCTTCGGCAACCTTGCCTTCAGCAGTCTCTTCACCCTCGGCGGCCTTGCTCTGGGCCTCCTCAGGGAGATCCTTAGCGGCTTCCTCGCCTTCGGCGGCCTTGTCCTGGACCTCATCGATGACACCAGCAGCTTCTTCACCAGGAGCCACAGACTTCAGGtcatcaccagccttggACTTATCACCGTCATCACCAGGGGCCTCGCCGCTGGGGATCTCGTCGGCAGCCTCAGACTTGTCGGGAACTTCAGACTTGGGAACCTCGTCTTGGGCACCCTCAGTCTTCTCCTGaagcttctcctcgacctcctcaggcttgggAACATCCTGCTCGTCGACCTTGGAGGTAAcatcctccttggcctcctcagGGATATCCTTGGCCTGTTCAGGAACACCCTCAGCAGTATCCTCTGCCTTGCCGGTTGCCTCCTTAGCCTCCTCGGACTCTGGGGGGATatccttcagcttgtctcCAGCGTCAGGAGCGTCGCGGTCCTCGAGGCTGATGTCCTTCTGGTCTTGGCCTTCAGAGTTGACATCGGGTGTCTCGTCCTTGACCTCTGGGGCTCCGGGTGTCTCGGCTGGTGTCTTTGTGTCGGTAGCTTGGGAGGTGGCTTCTGACTTGTTGGCAATGCCCTCAGTCGCACCGCCAACGGTGTCTGTGGCGCCCTCTGCGGTGTCGCCAACGGTATCTGTAGCACCCTTCGCTGTATCGCCAATGGTATCCGTAGCGCCCTTTGCTGTGTCGCCAACGGTATCTGTGGCACCCTTCGCTGTGTCGCCAACAGCCTTTCCAACGGCACCGGTAACGCTACCGACGGCGCTTCCCAAACCACCagacttcttttctttggACTGGGTTGTGTATTCgctcttctcctcgtcgtgggagtcctcttcctcttcaggctTGCCTTGTTCTATGGGCAGGGTCTTGCCGAGAACATCGCCTGAAGAGCTGACAACTTCACCGGCTTGATTGACGGTGTTACCAACGAGGTTCTGGAGGTTATCGGTGTCGACGATCTTGCCAACGGTCTTGCCGGCTTCATCTAGGACTTCTCCGGCATCATTCACGACGCCAGCTCCACTCCTGGGGACTGACTCGAGATTGACTGCAATGGGGACGATAAGCGCCAAACTTGGTGAAGGACTATTGAACGCACCAGGGGATTCCTGCTCTTTGGAAGAGGCAGTATCTTTTGTTGTGTCTTGAACCTGGGAGGAGAGGTCTGCCATGATGTGGTGGTTTTGGACTGGTTCAACTCCTTCAAGGTCGAGAAAAGGGTATCTTTCAGATAAGAGAGGATTAATGGGGTATTGTTGTGTTAGTTGGGAATTGTTATTGTTATCGGGATTGTTGTTTTGGGTATCGCTTCGCAAGTTGGCCAAGAATGGAATGAATTGATACTTTTGTCGAAACcgcaaccaccaccacaTCTTCAACTACTTATACCGACACACGGCTTATACAAAACAAGTTTTACTGCCAGGCCATTCTCGATTTCGATCACGTCAATTCAAAGTCACAACGTCAGTGTGAGCCTAATTTTCTAGCCATGATACTGCGCCGCACCTTGCTATCGGACGAGAAAGCTGCAACAGCCACAcgtcatgatgaagatctAAGCGCGGGGAGGGTGTGGCGAGAGCTGTTGGATGACGTTATAGGGAGCTCTCCTAACATGGATATGTTACACAATGAGCAATGGGGCGAAGAGCTCTAGACTCCAAGGTGCCGTGTAAGTGCCCCAGGCCCAGGATGAGGCTGCTCTACCTTCCCGACGAGAATGTCCAGCGGTTGGAAAACAGGCTTGCGGGGTGGAGGATGCACACCATCTACGAGACGGAGCTTGCACATTCAGGGTATGAATCGAGATGAGAAACTGGGTCTGTCTAGTGAGGGGATCTGGGAGAAGGGGTTGCGTGTGCAGTAGCCTCAAAAAAAGAGACAACCGGGTTTTTGACAAGAGCCAAACGTCCAACTGGAACTTTGAGATGGCAAATGTGTAGCAAGAGTGAGTGAATGATGAACTAATCTAGCGTGACGGGGAGGGGTTACCCCATGAGGTTTACTTATTCCGAGGTGTGGAGGGGCGTTTATGTGGTGAGCGAGAGCCACTTTCACTCATACGAATGTGATGCATATGCTTGCCTTGGTTGGCTTGGCTTAcccttaccttaccttacttTGCCTTACATGAGTGTAGTCTGGTTCAATTTTGCATGGGGGTGTTTATGGAGAAGGTCGGATAATTGTGAAACGCAccaagaaaaaaaataagtaGATTATCGATTATCGCTATCTGTTGTCTCAGTCTGACTACCGCTGCTCTTTGTCTCGGTTACAAGGTTCCTATTGAAGACTGTGGgaatcttgatgatgagctgaaTACCATCATAGGTGGACTTGACGTCCAGGAACAGCTCGTCAGGCCTTGGAGCACCTGGTGGCTTTGGGTTTGCAGTGTTAGTTGTGCCGGTAGTCCCAGCACCCTGGGCCTGTTCCctttccttgtccttgttctcgGAAAGTTTGTCGGTTCCGTCTTGGGATGGCATCGGCTTGTCGAGCTTGCCAATCCTGTTCCCCTGGTCATCATAGATGTTTCCCTCATCATCGACTTTGAGTCCACCTGCTGCAAGTGGCTTGAGAGCAGGCTTGATGTAGTTCTCGCAGACTTGACCAGCCACTTCACCGTCCTCGTCGAGGACCTGTCCATTCGGCATGACTGGTCGTCCTACCATGGACGGGAGATCGCCTTCTACACGACCGAGGACAGTACCGTCCCAGTCTAGAATGTTGCCAAACTCATCGATGTATTTGCCGTCTAGACCAGCAGCCAACCTTTCAGGTGATTGTGATTGTGTTTTTGAGTGTGCATCTGTTTGGTCTGTGCTCTCTGATACTGGCTTTATCCTTGGTATGCGAATCTCAGGGTTTGAGACTTTTGGTTCAGATGTGCGTCCATTGCGGACAGGAACATTGACCTCGTAAGTGCTGTGCGTAGGATCGCCATCAGGGGTGGGTGATGAAGACATTGGGATGGGATCAAATTGTTCCTGAGGCTGATGATCCTCGTGGTGAGGCTGTAGTTTTtcctgctgctggtgctgctggtgcGGCTGCGGCTGTTGCTGATCCTGGACCTGTTTTGGGGGTCTGCTGGGTCTCGAGGTGGAAGGCTGGAATATGGAGATGGCAGAGGAGAGTGCTGACCTGATGCCAGCGCCGTGCCAAAAGGGCTGCTTTGATGTTGACGTGTGGCTGGTAGAGCTTGGTTTGTGCGGGGACATGACGACAGGTAGTAGCAAGGCTCTGCATGCATGAAACTTGGAACCTCGAATTGGGGCttgattttttttttagtgCTGTCTGAGTTTATTAGTTGCAGTGAGAGTCACAGTAACAAGAGAAAAGAGCGGGAAACGCCCCCTATTTCTTAGTGTAAAGTATATCTGACTGAACCCCTGTGTCTAACTAGCTGTAACAGATGAGAGCCGCATTTCAGAAGAAGGTGAGATCAAAAAAACAAGATGTAACTCTGGAAATATTCTGGTCCAGTTTCTCTGATCGTCCGCGCTCGTCACGATCGCGGACCACCCGGGAACAAGAGGCTAGCAGGGATGTGAGCAAGATGAGACAAGACAGCTAAAAAGGTGAACCCTGGTTTTTgagtgagaagagagagTTGATTGGTGGGAGCCCTTACAAAACCTAGCCCCTGCTTCCACCTCGGACCAAGCTTTCTCAGAAGCTGGTTCCTGGCTGGAACGGCTGGGCTAGACTTGAagaggatggtgttgaggtggCTTGCGTGGCACTATCGTGTGTGGCTTGCTAGTTGCCAACTACATCCTTGTCATTTGATGTAATCTGACGTTTTGGTTAGTTTCGGGGAATTTCAACTGTCATGTTATTTTCGTCACTCTTTTCTCACTCAGTGTGAGGACTGCAAATATGTACTATTATACGGTGTTTACAtagaggcagaggcagagacagAGTGAGAGTAGAGAGTGAATGCTTTTGGATTCATGTAATATATAATGTTGTAGTGTTGTATTTATCCCTCCCAGAAGCAGCAGTAAACCATCATTAATAAACACCATGTTGCGCCGCCACAGATCGTCGTGCTGTTGTACTAACAGTAACTTTACATGGGTACCATCATGACATGAACAGAACAAAGCCAAACATAAACATAACCGAGACAAATAGTGACAATCTCTTCTAGTTTCTGCACAGCGCAAAGCAATTAGCCTCTGCTTGTCAAACACACGGTGGCGTCTATCCCGTTCTGGAGATTTGCAAGCCAAGTAAGATACGACGGCCACAGGGAGGTTAAAGGAAAGATTGGAGGTTATCACGTACAGTAGAGAGAGCTCGAGATCACCGTGGATACGAGCCTTGAGCTGGATCTCAAtgtcgaggttgagatcTAGGCGCAGGCGCAGCGTGTCCTTGCCAGCATCACCGCCGCCGCCCTGCTGCTGACCGCCCGTGAGACCGCCCAGACCGCCTGTCACGCCGCCTAGGGTGTTGGTCACGCCGTCTGTGACGCCGCCGACTGTGTTGCCCAGGTCTCCGGCGAGAGGCAGCTGGTCGAGAGGTCCTGATCCtccctgctgctgctgctgctggggtGGTGCTTGTTGGCGACGCTTgctgcccttcttcttgctgcgGCGCTCTCGTCGGGGCGCTTCTTCGCTGGACATGGTCTGGTCGTCAGACTCGATGCGGTCCTTTTCCatggaagacatgatgatgatgaattaAAAGAGTCGCTTGCTTAGAGATGAGTTGGCGATGAATGtagtgttgatgttggtgtaAGTGGATTAGTTTCTCACTAAAAAAGTACAGGTTTGaagaaattaaattaacttaaagAAACGGACGTGATATAAGTTTGAAACTACGCAAAACCTCATAACAGGATTTAGACCCCCATGAGGTCATGATCGCGATGAGAATCCAGTAAAATACCCTGCTCAACCCAGCCCACTTTATGTGACTTGACCCCTCCACTACAACTTCTGTCTCCCTACCACTACAGTACACCACAGTATGGAGTACTCCAACTTGCATTAACTGCCATTAACGGTCTGCCCCAGACGTTCAACTCACTAGACTACCCCAGTCCCAGTTAAGTCATATCATGCTATTTCTTGACATAACTGCTTTCCATGCCGAGCTGTGGTCTTCTCCTCAGTCTCACTGGCTGACATctctcctcatcgtcaatctcctcctcaatatCACCCTCCGGGTCCCAATATACAGCCCATTTCCCTTCCTCGTCCCGCACCGCCACAAAGGAATCATGATCTCCCTGGAGCGTCAGGAAGCGCTCATCTGCTGTCCAGCCCCAGGGTCCTATGACGTGCCCGATAGTGTCCTTCTTCCCCCCAAAGGTCACCATGTGCGTGTCCTTGTCCACGAATATCCAGTTCAGCGCTGGGGGGTCGTCGGATACCATGCTCACCAGCCCCAGGTGCCCTTCCTCGCTAGGATACTTGAAATACCAGCCTAGAAATCTGTAGCCTTGCACGGGGGCATCTGAGAGGTTGAGATACATCTAATGTTTGTGTGAGTATGTACCTTGTGAGAGAGGAAGGGAACTCACCTTCTTGTCCACGAGAACTCCTTGGCCAACCTCTTCtatctttccattctgctgTAGCATGAATGTGAGGTGGAACTTTTCTTGTTCCTTGCTCATGCTCTCATTCTGTCTCTTCTGTGCACTCACGGCGTTACCCACGCCTGTAACGGTCGGGATAGCCGTGATGGCAAGTAATCCGATAACCATGTTTTCCTTGATCTGTTCTTTTGGacttgtttttttttttttttttttgccGCGTATCGTATTGTGAAAGGGTATGTTTGACAGCAGCAAGACTCTCTCACCTTCACTGCATGACGTCCAGTCCACTTTGTAGGATCTTGACCCATACTTTTCCCAACACCAGCCACACGCATATAATCATGATCCCTGCAACCTTCTACACTCCCACCCCGATCACGCGAAGCTAGGGGGAGGGGGGTAACGTCATATGGCCAGGATTGGGGTGCCATTTTTTACGTCACTTTGACCTGTCACGCAGAAATTCGTTTCCAATCCCATCGCAACGATAGAAACCGGTTCTTCAAGGGTTCGAGGTCGGGATACAATGACACTTATTGCGTCAGtcaagcatcttcaacaGGTTTCGGACTCGACACGTATTAATCTCAAAAACCATGCTTGGAACTTTAGTATAGAAAATCTTCAACTTAATTATTACATGTCAGCAGCAAGCAAATAAGCCATTGTTTTTTGAAGCCCATTGTTCATTCAGCGAACTAAATACCAGCATACACAACCatgtcttctccatctcagcAGGTAAGCTGTACTACGAGTTTGTATCTTCCGATCGGGAATTAAATTCCTCTAGGACTCGCAGAAGCGAGACGAATCTCAGGCTCCTCAGTCTCCTGGCCAAGGCCAGAACCAGCAGGAGCAGAGCAACGACAGCAACCCTTtcaaccagaaccagaacgAGGGCCAGCAAGAGGagcagaaccagaaccagggCCAGGGACAAgaggctcaacagcaacagccaGGTCAAGAGTCTGAGTCCAAGCCCGAAGATGCTAAGGACGAGTCGAAGCCCGACACCGAGAATGCAAAGGCTGAGACGCCTGGCGATAAGGAGGATAAGCCTGAGCAACCTGGTCAGGCCAGGCCCGAAGAGCCCAAGGCTGAAGAGTCAAAGCCCGATGAGTCCAAGCCAGAGGAATCTAAGCCCGAGGACTCAAAGCctgaagaggccaaggcAGACGACAAGAAGCCCGAGGAAGTaaagaaagaggaggatgaagccGAATCTAAGCCAGAGCAAGAAAAGTCCGAGACCCAAAAGACCGCCCAGGAGGCCAAGCCCAAGCAGAAGCGCCAGCCCGTCAAGGAAGAAAgtgaggacgaggacgactctgaagacgacgacgatgactttGACTCTGAAGATGATTCCGAAGAAGACTCCGAGGAAGATTCCGAAGACGACgagtctgagtctgagtccGAAGAGGAGAACGAGCCCGCTACACCTCCCCAACAGGCTGAGCCAGGCCGCAAGGGCGGAAGACGTGGAAACGCAAAGGCCGCCGATGTAAGACGTCGACGCCCCGCATGGCTCGACGAAGAATCTGACGATGAGGGCCGCAAACAGTTTTCGAGGCAAGACCAGCAA contains these protein-coding regions:
- a CDS encoding hypothetical protein (At least one base has a quality score < 10); protein product: MADLSSQVQDTTKDTASSKEQESPGAFNSPSPSLALIVPIAVNLESVPRSGAGVVNDAGEVLDEAGKTVGKIVDTDNLQNLVGNTVNQAGEVVSSSGDVLGKTLPIEQGKPEEEEDSHDEEKSEYTTQSKEKKSGGLGSAVGSVTGAVGKAVGDTAKGATDTVGDTAKGATDTIGDTAKGATDTVGDTAEGATDTVGGATEGIANKSEATSQATDTKTPAETPGAPEVKDETPDVNSEGQDQKDISLEDRDAPDAGDKLKDIPPESEEAKEATGKAEDTAEGVPEQAKDIPEEAKEDVTSKVDEQDVPKPEEVEEKLQEKTEGAQDEVPKSEVPDKSEAADEIPSGEAPGDDGDKSKAGDDLKSVAPGEEAAGVIDEVQDKAAEGEEAAKDLPEEAQSKAAEGEETAEGKVAEGEEAAEGKVAEGEEAAGDLPEDAKSKAVEGEETAEGKVAEGEEAAEGKLAEGEETAEGKVAEGEEVTGDATEEAKDKAAEGEEAVEEKAAEGEEAAKELDFSILKGTTVDKEGNLVNEKGDKLGKVVEGELKQLIGLSSDDQGVIWDKTGKQLGKAEPIPEWDREQLDFSILKGTTVDKEGNLVNDKGHLIGKVTEGEIKQLIGLTADEQGTIWDRTGKKVGKAEPLPEWERGEQKDYSILKGTTVDKNGNLVNEKGHLFGKVVEGEIKQLIGLASDDQGTIWDKTGKAVGKAEPLPEWERGEQKDFSILKGAVVDKEGGLTNDKGDTIGKVTEGEIRQLVGLKADENGKIWRDGKVVGQAEPLAEWDRVQKKDRSILKGSKVNKVGKLVDANGTVVGKVVEGELKELVGKRADENGNIWNDSGEVIGKAEPVSVSEREDKSSAPFEHFPGATVESDGRVMYQGEQVGEVIEGDPKQLKGSEVDEDGDILDRRGNTVGKAKRWEAPEVEEEKPVDKSALAGKRVNKAGNLVSESGEIYGRVIEGDVQKLVGRMSDKDGNIRSESGDIIGKAELVSEGERGGKKEGPFAQLKNCTVGKDGKVVNGAGEVVGRLVIGDAKALAGRAVDDDGEITDSNGNVIGKAERWEEPEKEQKHNPLAGRKVNREGNVVDADGNIIGKLTSGELLDCAGKEIDEDGDVFNQKGSVIGHVSLLEDIPKEEEPEPEGETEEERLKREQAEAEEAKKTEEAEKNKKLAQQLAYQIEQTLERLRPICKSINDKISAAEAQKPEDRDEEELVRQVKPLIEDGGKILTETNGIIRGLDPDGRIARNAKQKVAGGEATPEEAHLANLLKELSTEIQTTIEEGKRKLEGMPHAKKEINPLWGLLAEPLFQIVAAVGLLLSGVLGLVGKLLGPILGPLLNGLGLGGLLDGLLGGLGLKKILGSLGLGDVVGTVTALSTINNHHAQLASGVAFLNDVTMRLFLIRHGETVDNVANLYAGSRDSALTAHGVMQAQRLASHLSEHVAIDRIFSSNLSRAVHTAQAILDAQKRAKDLKLIQVPELREKDFGTGEGTKFGAAMKHEGSETPQAMRKRADVFLDEHLPRLHEDSTVCIVAHGIILGTFYKALRDRTSSSAGPDAELEGQTSGFVRPSWSNTGYIEALITRDSSDKHLQMRVVKTNSVDHLKGLRKTRGGIGSAKFDAKQKTMDSFFKPTSRKRKLEDEDIVSR